CCGAACATGTCCCACAGCTGTCCGCAAAAGAGGTTCATGAAAAACTAAACGGCGGCGGGTACACTCTCCTGGACGTAAGAACTGAGGATGAATACAGGGTTAAGCACGTTCCCGGCGCAGTAAATATGCTGGCAATGGATCTCAGGACGAGGTACAAAGAACTCGATCCCGAAGAGCCTTTAATTGCAATGTGCCGGACCGGCCGACGGTCGAGCCTCGCATGCAGCATCTTAAAGCAGTATAATTTCAGGAATATCTGCAATGCATCAGGCGGAATTACCGGATACATTGCGGCAGGCTATCTTAAATGAGGTGATGAAATGGAGTGGACACCATATCTCGCGGGAATCGGCATCGGAATACTTAGCTGGATTGCATTTCTGTTATCGGACAAGCCGCTCGGGTGCTCGACAGCCTTCTCGAATACAAGCGGAATGATCGAGAGACTGTTCAGGGGCAAAAAAACAGAGGATAAGGAGTATTACCAAAAATACAAGCTGGGAATTGACTGGCAGTGGATGCTTGTCCTCGGAATAATTATCGGTGTATTCATTACGTCGGTTCTCACGGGGGGGTTCGCAATCGAATGGGTGCCCGATACTTTCGCAGAGAAATTCGGCTATAACCCCCTGTTGAGATGGGTCTTCGCCATAGTGGGAGGAATCGTCATGGGCCTTGGGGCTCGATGGGCCGGCGGTTGCACAAGCGGGCACGGGATAAGCGGGGCATTGCAGCTTGCAATATCCAGCTGGATTGCCGTGATAATGTTCTTCATAGCGGGAATCGCCACTGCGATGCTGATATACGGAGTATTGTGAGGTGGAAAGAATGCTGAC
The nucleotide sequence above comes from Methanolacinia paynteri. Encoded proteins:
- a CDS encoding YeeE/YedE thiosulfate transporter family protein, encoding MEWTPYLAGIGIGILSWIAFLLSDKPLGCSTAFSNTSGMIERLFRGKKTEDKEYYQKYKLGIDWQWMLVLGIIIGVFITSVLTGGFAIEWVPDTFAEKFGYNPLLRWVFAIVGGIVMGLGARWAGGCTSGHGISGALQLAISSWIAVIMFFIAGIATAMLIYGVL